CCTTGCCGATGTCCGGGGCCTTTGAGCTGGCCAACGCCATCACCGCGTTCAACAAAGAGCATTCGACAGTCCGCATCAAGATCGTGACCGGCAGCTATCATGCGTTGCTGGACGACCTGCTGAACTGCCGGGTCGACATGATCTTTGGGTTGCTGCAAAAACCCGACTGGGTCGATGAGATCGAAGAAGAGCCGCTGTTCAACGATTCCTATTGCGTTGTCACCCGGCCCGGCCATCCGCTCGGGCGGTTGCGGTCGGTGACTGCGGCGGCTCTGCTGGACTATGACTGGATCGTACCGGCCGAAGGGACGCCGCGGCGCGGACATATCGACAGCCTGTTCTGCGGCCTGAACAAACAGCCCCGGCGCAATATCGAATCGAATTCGGTGACCTATGCGCGCGCGTTGCTGCTGGGCAGCGACATGATCACGTTGATGTCGCGCAGCGAAGCGCAGCTTGATGCCAGCCTCGGCGCGGTGCAATGCCTGCCCTGCCCGAACCTTGACACGATCACGCGCAAGGGGCTGACCACGCGCAGCGACTGGTTGCCGACAGAAGTCCACGACAAGTTTCTTGACTGCCTGCGCGCCACCACCGCCAGCGCCGAACATTATGGCCCAGTCGCCCCCAAAGTGGTGGCATTGGCATCCTGATACTCGGCGCGGACGCGGAGCCGCAAATCTATGACCTTTGGCAGCTATCTGATTTTCTCTCAACGTGTGACGACCTTAGGCTAACGCCAACGGCCGCCCGGCCACGCATACGCCAGACAAGGAAACGACCGAATGATCATCGACTGCCACGGCCATTTCACCACTGCCCCGAAAGAATTGCGCAAATATCGCGATGCCCAGGTTGCGTCATACGAGGCGGGGCAAACGGATGGCTTTGCGGACCTGCGCGACTTTTCCGATGAGGAATTGTTCAAGGATCTTCAGGGCGAACAGATGAAGCTGCAGGCACAGCGCGGGATCGACATGGCGCTGTTTTCGCCGATTGCCGGGCTGATGGGCCACCATCTGGGCAACGAGGCGATGAGCCGCCACTGGACCACCACCTGCAACAACCTGATCGACCGCGTCGCCCGCGCCTTTCCGAAAAACTTTGCCCCCGTCTGCCAGTTGCCGCAATCGCCCGGCGTCCGCCCCGATAACTGTATCGAGGAACTGGAACGCTGCGTGCTGGAAATGGGCTTTGTCGGTTGCAACCTGAACCCCGATCCGGCGGGCGGCTACTGGACCGATCCGCCGCTGACCGATGAATGGTGGTATCCGCTCTACGAACGGATCGAAGCGCTGGACGTGCCCGCGATGATCCACGTCTCGGGCTCGTGCAACCCCAACTTCCACCACACCGGGGCACATTACATCAACGGCGACACGACCGCCTTCATGCAATTGTTGCAGTCGGACCTGTTCGCGACCTTCCCCAACCTGCGGTTTATCATCCCGCATGGTGGCGGCGCCGTGCCCTATCACTGGGGCCGCTATCGCGGTCTGGCACAGGACATGGGCCGCCCGCCGCTGTCGGAACTGCTGCTCAAGAACGTGTATTTCGACACCTGCGTCTATCACCAGCCCGGCGTGAACCTGCTGTCCGAGGTGATCCCGGTGGAAAACATCCTGTTCGGGTCGGAAATGGTCGGCGCGGTGCGCGGCATTGATCCCGAGACGGGTCACTATTTTGATGATACCAAACGCTACGTGGACGGGCTGGGCCTGAGCGCGGAAGACCAGCTCAAGATTTTCGAAGGCAATGCCCGGCGGGTGTTTCCGCGCCTCGATGCGCGTCTCAAGGCAATGGCAAACTGAGAGAACCGATGATCAAGCGCACCGCCGCCCGTATCCTTGTCGACCAGCTGGTGATCCAGGGCGTCGATACAATCTTCTGTGTTCCGGGCGAAAGCTTTCTTGCCGTCCTCGACGCGCTGGTCGATGCGCCGCAGATCCGGCTGGTGACCTGCCGCCACGAAGGTGCCGCGTCGATGATGGCCGAGGCGCATGGCAAGCTGACCGGGCGGCCCGGCGTGGTCTTTGCCTCGCGCGGGCCGGGCACCACCAATGCCAGTTCCGGCCTGCATGTCGCGATCCAGGATTCGACGCCCTACATCCTCTTCATCGGCCAGAACCCCCGCGACGTGATGGAGCGTGAGGCGTTCCAGGAGGTCGATTACCGCCGGATGCTGGCCACCCAGGCCAAGCTGGTGGTGCAGGTCGACGATGCCGCAAGGATGAGCGAATTTGTCACCCGCGCGTTTCAGGTGGCCATTTCCGGGCGTCCCGGCCCGGTGGTCGTGGCCCTGCCCGAGGATATGCTGACCGACGAGGCGGTCACCATCGACGGCAAGCGCTGCGAAGTGCCCGAAGGCGACCCCGCCCCGGCAACACTGGACAAGATCCGCGTGGCACTGGACACCGCCGAACGCCCGCTGCTGATGGTCGGCGGCGGCGACTGGTCGCTGGCCGAGGCCGACGATCTGCGCCGCTTTGTCGAGGCGACCGGCCTGCCCTGCTGCGCCACCTTCCGGCGTCAGGACAAGCTGAGCAACGATCACCCCAGCTACATTGGTGAAATCGGCCTTGGCGCCAACCCGAAACTGCTGGCGCGGGTGGCGCAGGCCGATCTGTTGCTGGTCCTTGGTGCCCGTCTTGGTGATATCGGCACCGACGGTTACGGGATCATGACCGCGCCCCGCCCGGCGCAAAAGTTGATCCATATCTACCCCGCCGCCGACGAATTTTCGCACGTCTACCAGCCCGATCTGGCCGTGGTCGCACGTCCCGGCCGCTGTGCGCAGGCACTGGCCGGCATTGCGCAGGTGGACGGGTCCCGCTGGGCCGACTGGACCCGTTCCGCGCGCGCCGACTTCGAGGCATGGACCGCCCCGCGCAAGACCGTCGGCGCGATGCAGATGTGCGAGGTCATGACATGGCTCGACGCGACGCAGCCCGACGACACCATCTACACCAACGGTGCCGGCAACTTTTCGGTCTGGCTGCACCGCTTTCACCGCTACCGGCAACTGGGCACCCAGGTGGCGCCGGTCTGCGGCTCGATGGGCTACGGCCTGCCTGCCGCAATCTCGGCCAAGCTGCACAAGCCTGACGCCCGGGTGATCTGCTTTGCAGGGGACGGCGATTTCCAGATGGTGCTGGCGGAACTGGCCACGGCGGTCGAAAACGACGCCGCCGTGATCGTTCTGATCCTCAACAACGGCATTCTCGGCACGATCCGGATGCATCAGGAACGCACCTATCCCGGGCGCGTCAGCGGCACCACGCTCAAGAACGGCAACCCGGATTTTGTCAAGCTGGCGCAGGCTTACGGCGCCTATGGCGAACGGGTCGAAACCGCCGATGCCTTTCCCGACGCCTTTGCCCGGGCGGTCGCCGCAGGCGTTCCGGCGGTGCTGGATCTGGTGATCGACCCCGAGACCATCACGCCCGCCGCCTCGCTCACCGAACTTCGGGAAAACGCTCTGAAATCACGCTGATCCCCGGCTTTTCTCCCTGGGCCGGGGCAAATCCTCGGGGGCCGCGTGCCCCCTGTTTTTTTCATAT
Above is a genomic segment from Puniceibacterium sp. IMCC21224 containing:
- a CDS encoding amidohydrolase family protein, yielding MIIDCHGHFTTAPKELRKYRDAQVASYEAGQTDGFADLRDFSDEELFKDLQGEQMKLQAQRGIDMALFSPIAGLMGHHLGNEAMSRHWTTTCNNLIDRVARAFPKNFAPVCQLPQSPGVRPDNCIEELERCVLEMGFVGCNLNPDPAGGYWTDPPLTDEWWYPLYERIEALDVPAMIHVSGSCNPNFHHTGAHYINGDTTAFMQLLQSDLFATFPNLRFIIPHGGGAVPYHWGRYRGLAQDMGRPPLSELLLKNVYFDTCVYHQPGVNLLSEVIPVENILFGSEMVGAVRGIDPETGHYFDDTKRYVDGLGLSAEDQLKIFEGNARRVFPRLDARLKAMAN
- a CDS encoding thiamine pyrophosphate-binding protein, whose protein sequence is MIKRTAARILVDQLVIQGVDTIFCVPGESFLAVLDALVDAPQIRLVTCRHEGAASMMAEAHGKLTGRPGVVFASRGPGTTNASSGLHVAIQDSTPYILFIGQNPRDVMEREAFQEVDYRRMLATQAKLVVQVDDAARMSEFVTRAFQVAISGRPGPVVVALPEDMLTDEAVTIDGKRCEVPEGDPAPATLDKIRVALDTAERPLLMVGGGDWSLAEADDLRRFVEATGLPCCATFRRQDKLSNDHPSYIGEIGLGANPKLLARVAQADLLLVLGARLGDIGTDGYGIMTAPRPAQKLIHIYPAADEFSHVYQPDLAVVARPGRCAQALAGIAQVDGSRWADWTRSARADFEAWTAPRKTVGAMQMCEVMTWLDATQPDDTIYTNGAGNFSVWLHRFHRYRQLGTQVAPVCGSMGYGLPAAISAKLHKPDARVICFAGDGDFQMVLAELATAVENDAAVIVLILNNGILGTIRMHQERTYPGRVSGTTLKNGNPDFVKLAQAYGAYGERVETADAFPDAFARAVAAGVPAVLDLVIDPETITPAASLTELRENALKSR
- a CDS encoding LysR family transcriptional regulator translates to MTNCPEIPNIRHLRMTQVIGRLGGLSSAARYLNTSQPAVTQAIANLELLIGTPIFDRCTTGTYATEAGAIFLRRVDRFFEILETGIHDVIGGTEAQKGRPLPQIERIVTGTQLRSLLVTADPATVAAAAAQMDVSPASLYRSARTLERSLGQSLFDRSANGPVFNQQGETLARQVRRAVREIEFGLAEVTIALGCSNVEIVVGALPMSGAFELANAITAFNKEHSTVRIKIVTGSYHALLDDLLNCRVDMIFGLLQKPDWVDEIEEEPLFNDSYCVVTRPGHPLGRLRSVTAAALLDYDWIVPAEGTPRRGHIDSLFCGLNKQPRRNIESNSVTYARALLLGSDMITLMSRSEAQLDASLGAVQCLPCPNLDTITRKGLTTRSDWLPTEVHDKFLDCLRATTASAEHYGPVAPKVVALAS